One window from the genome of Methanocaldococcus sp. encodes:
- a CDS encoding DUF4013 domain-containing protein: MYQTIKKLIIEPLIYPFYRENYKKTLLGGLVILSLWILTLFPNILCYIFFGGIVGIFVLGYCLTVFIYTLKNIDSLPNLKNKEIFINGLKIFVVILFLSIPSLLISLFLVESY; this comes from the coding sequence ATGTATCAAACAATTAAAAAACTTATTATAGAACCATTAATTTATCCTTTTTATAGAGAAAATTATAAAAAAACATTATTGGGTGGCTTAGTAATTTTATCTCTTTGGATCTTAACTTTATTTCCAAATATTTTATGCTATATCTTCTTTGGAGGTATCGTTGGAATTTTTGTATTAGGTTACTGTCTTACAGTTTTTATATACACTCTTAAAAATATAGACTCTCTTCCAAACTTAAAAAATAAGGAAATATTTATTAATGGTTTAAAAATTTTTGTAGTTATATTATTTTTATCTATTCCGAGTTTATTAATTTCTCTATTTTTGGTAGAATCATATA